A part of Acipenser ruthenus chromosome 50, fAciRut3.2 maternal haplotype, whole genome shotgun sequence genomic DNA contains:
- the LOC117971641 gene encoding beta-enolase, with product MSITKIHAREILDSRGNPTVEVDLFTAKGLFRAAVPSGASTGIYEALELRDGDKARYLGKGVMKAVDHINKTIVPALLEKKLSVVEQEKIDKFMLELDGTENKSKFGANAILGVSLAVCKAGAAEKGVPLYRHIADLAGNPELILPVPAFNVINGGSHAGNKLAMQEFMILPVGASSFKEAMRIGAEVYHNLKNVIKAKYGKDATNVGDEGGFAPNILENNEALELLKSAIEKAGYPDKIVIGMDVAASEFHRSGKYDLDFKSPDDPKRHITGDQLGDLYKTFIKNYPVVSIEDPFDQDDWGNWTKFTGSVGIQVVGDDLTVTNPKRIQQAVEKKACNCLLLKVNQIGSVMESIQACKLAQSNGWGVMVSHRSGETEDTFIADLVVGLCTGQIKTGAPCRSERLAKYNQLLRIEEELGDKAKFAGKNFRNPKAH from the exons ATGTCCATCACTAAGATCCACGCCCGTGAGATCCTCGATTCCCGAGGGAACCCCACTGTGGAGGTGGACCTGTTCACAGCAAAGG GTCTCTTCAGGGCTGCTGTTCCCAGCGGAGCCTCCACTGGTATCTACGAGGCTCTGGAACTCCGTGATGGAGACAAGGCCAGGTACCTGGGCAAAG GGGTCATGAAGGCAGTGGACCACATTAATAAGACCATTGTTCCAGCTCTCCTGGAGAAG AAACTGAGTGTGGTTGAGCAGGAGAAGATTGACAAATTCATGCTGGAATTGGACGGGACAGAAAACAAGT caaagTTTGGTGCCAATGCTATTCTAGGTGTGTCCCTGGCAGTCTGCAAGGCTGGTGCTGCAGAAAAAGGTGTCCCCCTGTACCGTCACATTGCTGACCTGGCAGGAAACCCAGAACTCATCCTTCCAGTTCCT GCGTTCAACGTGATTAACGGCGGCTCCCATGCGGGGAACAAGCTGGCCATGCAGGAGTTCATGATCCTGCCCGTGGGAGCGAGCAGCTTCAAGGAGGCGATGCGCATCGGAGCCGAGGTCTACCACAACCTGAAGAACGTCATCAAGGCCAAGTACGGCAAGGACGCCACCAACGTGGGGGACGAGGGCGGCTTCGCACCCAACATCCTGGAGAACAACGAGG CGCTGGAGCTGCTGAAGTCTGCCATCGAGAAGGCTGGCTACCCTGACAAGATCGTGATTGGCATGGACGTGGCCGCCTCCGAGTTCCACCGCAGTGGGAAGTACGACCTGGACTTCAAGTCCCCCGACGACCCCAAGCGCCACATCACCGGAGACCAGCTGGGAGATCTGTACAAGACCTTCATCAAGAACTACCCCG tGGTCTCCATCGAGGACCCCTTTGACCAGGACGACTGGGGGAACTGGACGAAGTTCACTGGCTCCGTGGGGATCCAGGTGGTCGGGGACGACCTCACGGTCACCAACCCCAAGAGGATCCAGCAGGCTGTGGAGAAGAAAGCCTGCAACTGCCTGCTGCTCAAAGTGAACCAGATCGGCTCTGTGATGGAGTCCATTCAGGC TTGTAAGCTGGCTCAGTCCAATGGCTGGGGTGTGATGGTCAGCCATCGCTCTGGAGAGACCGAGGACACTTTCATTGCTGACCTCGTCGTGGGACTCTGCACTGGACAG ATCAAGACTGGCGCCCCCTGCAGGTCTGAGCGTCTGGCCAAATACAACCAGCTCCTGAG GATTGAAGAGGAGTTGGGGGACAAGGCCAAATTTGCCGGAAAGAATTTCCGCAACCCCAAAGcccactaa